Part of the Lolium rigidum isolate FL_2022 chromosome 6, APGP_CSIRO_Lrig_0.1, whole genome shotgun sequence genome, CACGATCGACGAACGGCGGCCGGACTCGGGAAGAACTTGGATGGGACCATCGGTTGAGGGTGTCCCCGGCTCGATTGGGGGTATCAGGAGAACGAGGACGAACCGGTGGTCCTTCTGGTGGCTTCGGCGTGGCGAGGGGCGGCCGGATGTGATGGGGAGACGGCGAGGAAGTTGCGACGGTCATGGGGTTCCCCCATATGTTTCTTGTCGTGGAGAGGAGGAAAGAAAAAGAGGCATATCTGGGAAGGACAGGTTGCATGGACGGTCTTATCTGCAGGAGGGGAAAACATGGGAGCCGTGTGAGGAGGGGAGGACCACGCAGGGAGCAGGTGGACGCATCTCTGTCCACCATAGGCTGTCGACAGGAGGAAGAAAAGGTGGAAGCAAGGAGAAGGCCGAAATGGTAAGAAGAATTGGGCCGGGCTAGACAAGAAAGGAATAGAAGGTGGCCTGGAGCTAGGTGGCCGCCAGGCAGAGAAAAGGGCCAGGGGAAGAGGAGCTCAGATCAGAGGGGTTAGGGTTTggcttttaacaaaaaaaaatgttcCTTTTTATTTGAAACTGGTTTTGAAACCTGGTCAACAAAAATGAGTTTTGAAATCAGAGGTGGAGGGGGATAGAGACAAAAGCAAATACAAAACATTTCCAACATTTTATTTTTGCAAGGGTTTTATTTAATGAAAAGACAAGGGAAGGTTTTATTGTaataaccatatgagagggaaagaaaatagtttttatttaaaataatgtttagttgataaaatcttgtggatgatatgatgtatgatgatgcacaaaaggaaaagaacagacaaaatctaataggggttcaacccggggccgttacaccaggtcccgagagtcctgtccgaactcgactaggttacatcaAGATCCGATCTACTCTTTTCTTTGTTgacatcttcttgccttgttcatcaagaatccatCTTCTTGTAAGTTTCCTCCGTTGTAACCGACGTATGAACCCACCTTGGATCaaggcaatcttcatgggcccctagttggacCAAGGGAGGTAGATTAatttcgggtacccgaagggtaatgcccacatcatatTGTTACTGGGGAGCTACCCTCTATTGTGTAGCGCCCCTATGAGCAGCGCTACCATCATGGCAGTGTGACAAAGAGGGGCCCATGGCTCGGTTAGGTAGTGTCGTTGTGAGGGGCACGGAGCTGCCCTCATGCCAGTGTGACAAAGCGAGGGCCATGGCTCGGTTAGGTCGTGTCGTTGTGAGGGGGGCTAACCCATCTCGCATAGCTCCAGGGTAAGCGGCGCTAACCTAATGATCGGTGTAAAAAGAGCACGTGGGCTAGCCCACACCTACCCCAGAAATTTCTTCTTACTCTCTTCCCCCAAACTCCCTCCCTCTCAAATCCCTCCATTTTGGTTGGGTTTTTTTTCTTCGTAGATTtggactcccccccccccccccaagtgcaTGAAGGTTCTCCTGCGTACTCATTGTTTTTGTCTGGTTGAAATCTTGTATTTTGATGCAATTGGTATAAATCTTTGCACCCCTAGAAATTCCATTTGACCAAATATGCTTCCTTTATTCTTGTTGTATTGGCCAATGGTGGCTTATATGATGGTATGATGCATTATACTGCTGGACGAGGCACTGACCGAGATCAGGAGGCTAGACTAGGACTTTGAGACgtgatcttcatcaatatatccaACCCGCTTCAGGGATTGTTTGTTTCCTAGACTTGTGCACTTATCCCTCATGTATGGCATGGCCTTCATGTATTGATCCAAGTGGGATCGAACCTTTAATCTTGTGTGTgtggggtgggggtggggtgcgtgtgggggtgggggggggtcTATGTTATAAAGCCGGGCGTAAgaccttttgttaaaaagaactAATTGATTAGTGTATGTTTTCTTTTTTAGGATAATATAATGCTAGTATCTTAACTACTATTATGAATCTAGCCTCACAAATATGACATAGGAGGGTATCgtatcatagcgcacattacCATATTGAATGGAGTACACAATTTTGCATTCAAATCCTACAAATCTGATACTTTCCGCAATAGTTCCTTAACTAAGTCCAAACTCCTTTCAAAATATGTGTTATCATGTCCGATCATGCCATATTGCAATGTTCCTTTCCTTTTGTTCACCCCGTTCAAATTGCCGCCGAATTATATGAGTTAGTACCAGAATATATATTAAATATTGAATAAGAGATCTATTAAATTGCCTTGCCATATTTTTTTCTCGAAAAGTACATGTCATCTCCGTCGATTTAAGATGTGCATTAACCATTATGATATGTTGTCGACACATTTTTTTTACCAATaaaactagtcacaatgggaagtatcatataaTAGTATCATTCATATGATACTACCGTATGATACTAtctccataatgcatagtatcatgtagtacCATAAGCTAGttatatttattgatttgtagACTCTTAATACAAATTTaagtacaagatttgtttggaattaatttttctagttctacaTGCTGAGGTAGAGCCACCCAGTTGGTGCTCGTTTTTTTTCCTTCCTCCAAATCCAGGCCATGATAAATTATGTCGTACCACGGCTGCTTGTCCGTAAGACTTTTTTTTGTAAAAGAACATTCCGTACATGTAGCATTATTCTTTTATTATATTCTTCCTTAGAATTTCCAATTACAAATTTCAGCTATTTAAGAACTATTTTTCCATCCAATTCTAAATAAATAATTTTAAATTTTGTTGAACCGCCCAGCATGGTTGAGCTTCATGTGATCTTACAAAATTTGAATAACTCGGTGAACTCGCACACATTTTTTATAGGGGTATGATCTTTGTACCATTTCGAGGATTTGGCATGCCTTCTGACTTTTCTCGTATCACTTTTTATAAATTTTCATAGCAACATACGTGGTATCATCTAGTAACCTACTGGATTGCACTACCACTATGGAACTATCCATAACATGGCACATGCGCACAGCCAAGCTCACCGCTCCTGCCCATTCTAAAGGACGATAACAGGCACTATTATGCATCTCTGCTTCCCATCCCTTCCATTCAAGCTGCATtggcacaaacttttttttttactAAAAAAAAAGCAGCATTGGCCACTCAGGGCAGTCCGTTCTTCATCCTTAGTTCCTAGCTTGGGCTGTAACGGATACTGATTATAGACGGTAGTACCTTCCTCCGATCCCAATGAACTGCCTTCAATCTTCCATCAGCCAGCCTTGCTGCAACCTACTCGAACCTGACAGGGTAATAGTCCTCGTACGTGCACCTCCTCCTGGACGACATGAGTCTCCCCAACTTCCGATTGCAGAGCTCGAACCTCGCCGGCCGGTCGTCGACGCTCTGCGTGGGTGCTGCTCTGCTCGGCATCCCCAGCTGCCGCTCTAGCTCGGCGAACTCCTCGGCTCTCCGGATCACGCGGTCGTAGCAGATATACCGCCCGCCGGCCGCGTTGTCACCCATCGCCTCGTACGCCCGGAGGTGGGCCTCGGCGACGGTCTCGACGTTCGCAGTCGCTACGacgccttcggccagcattgcacGACACCCTGCAGACGATGCATGTACGTCAGTGAGCTGAGATTCTCAGGTTGTTCAGTCCTCCCACCGATTCATTCAGGTCTCGACCTTTGAGGTATGCGATGGATGCGGTAGAGTTGCGTCGGCGGAATCCCGGTCCGGTGACCAGCGCGGGGCAGACGGTGACGAGCTTGAGGTCTCTTCCTCGGGCTGCCCTCCAGGCCGCCTTCTCAGCTGCCGTCTTGCCAAGCGCGAACCACAACTGAAAAAAGGATTCATACCGCATCATTACAATGCCATATTTTTCCTCAAGTTCACATATTCACGGGGTTCCATATGTGAACTGATCACCGACCTTATTGTCGCGGCAGAAGGTCTCGTCGCTCCAGGAATTCTCGTCGATGATGCTAGGACCTCGCCTGTCATGAGGGTAGCTTTGCCGCCAGACGCATGCTAGTAAGGACGAGGTGAAGACGCACTTCCTGACGGACTCCGTCCTAACGCACGCTTCGATCACCCGCTCTGCCGCTTGGGCTTCCAAGGTCGCCATGTGTTTCTGTTAGGAGCAAGAACGAACATGGAAAAGTTAAGTTCATATTGTCTTTTCTCACAATTTGTGTTTTCAGTCATATGCGTGGCAAATCTGATCTTGTTCCACGGGCAAGTGAATTAGTGTCTCTGAAAAACGGTATATTGTGCAACCTCTTCTTCAAGGACAAAGATAGGTGAAGACCAGACTAAACTGATAGCACGTTCCTAGACTCCAACCACCAGTCGCAACTGAAGCACGTGTGTGTACTGTCTTCACATTTCAAAATGTCAACTCTACGACACGTCTTGAATAAGGTGTACTTTTCAGTTTTCAGAAGAAGTGTTACTAACTTTTTGTACCTAGTGCGTCACCTATCCTTTCTTGTCTGCAGTTAACAAGACAGGTGCTCCTAAATGAAATTCATTCGAAATGTCAACTCTTCGGGTTTTTTTATgtcaaaaaatggaaaaagatccgAAGGTACACCACACTGGCCGATTCTATGATGGATTATGGCCACGTATCACTATCAAAGTGTGCAAGAATGGAACACCTCTGGGATGCACATGTTGCCATGTCTCCAACAGAACCTCACAAGATAGCGGCACTAGTGTAGGTATAATGGGCTTAAACTTTTTTGTTCTCCAGACCTAAATCTTCGTTGTGGGCATTAGTACCGAAAACGACCAATCTACGCTGCCCTCGATTGTTTCACAAAAGGTTTGATTTGGTGACCTCGTTGTTCATTGGATCATTTTAATTTGTTACTCCCTACCGTCCATAATAAGTGCTTGGGGTTTTAGTTCTTGGAGTAGTATTATGAATTGGAGGAGGTACTTATTGATGTAACCAAGCTGTACGGTTCTAGTTATACTCCAATCAATCTTTCTTCCAACCTCCACCAACCATTCAATAAGACCGGAATATATTGATGTTTAGCTACATACTTGGGCCTTGAGTTAGATACACCATACATTATTGTAGAATTCCATCCACCACAACGTCTTGCTTACTTGGTCTCTACCTTGAATTTTTTTCTTCCCATCTATTCAACTAAAAGTATTTAGTCACGCTTATTTAGCAACTCCTTGACTGTTCCGAACTTCCCGGTTCAGCAACTACAATTCTGCACTTGTTTTACCCACAGTGTGTTCACATGTGCAAGTGCAAAGCATGTGGCCCACATGTTTGTTGTCTTTCATTTGCATAAGAAActaccaaaataaaagaaaacacaCAATATGCCGTTGCCTACtttctatttttatcattaaaaaagcTTTCTATTTTTTATCAAGGTGGTAGCAACAGTTACTCACCGTGTAGCCGGACATGCCCCCCGGGTCCACGAAAGCCGAGGTATGGAACACGCCAGCGCAGCCGTCGAATGCCCGGTGCAAGCTCTCGGGTTCCATCACGTTCGCCATCACCGTCCACACCCCGTCCCTGCCGTCCTCGCCGAACATCTCCATCTCCCTCAGCTTGTCCAGGTCCTCTGCCAACAGAATAGAGCCACATATATACAATTCAAATCCATGATCGCCAAATGTAATGTTTCTTTGCATTCAGTTCATGATCATCGGGTGGATAGTTTGCATGTAGATAGATATAatataattatgattacaatttgTTAGTGAAATGACGTGGACAAGATGGCTAAAAGATTTCAAATAAACTAATATTAGAGGGGCCCTAACATTAACTAATGTTAGTGggtcttttcttcaacagtaACGGTACACAACCATTTGCTAAGCCAGCCGGAAGACAGATGAAACCTCTTCACTTCAGCTTTCTTCAACCAATCTAGGCAGAGTTGACCAATTAGCTAGTATCTCGTTGTTAGAATGGGTGGTGGCATTGGAACACAAGGATTGTCAGTGATGATTTTTGTTGTAGTTGTGACCAAGCAATTCCCATCATAACGTCAAAAACAAATACGGAGTAGCTAGCTGTGGAAAATACAGTACAGTATGGTTTGTGTGTCAAGTTCTGCTTTCTAGACCTGTTCCTCACCAACCGGACGAATCAGACGATAGGCTTGTAACAAGAATATCGATCGGCTCATAGCTTGCAAGAAACCGATGGACCGGTGGAACCAAGCGGAAATCAGGGGAATTTTTGCGGGAAACGCCGTATGCATGGCCCGGTCGACGCTGGTCTTCCAAAGACGGCGAAATTATCAAATCGAACACAGCATGCCCAAAGCTAACACCGGCCGGAGGAGCAGCTGATAAACATGTGTGGTTTCATACGACTTATTTAGTGGCCATACGATATATCATCTTCTATTCTGCGTCTCTTTCAGCCTGGAGATAAGTTAATTCAACTTGTTGCTGTCTAGCCATGTGGAATCTCCCGGTGAAAAGAAAGGCTGAAAGCTACAAATTAACGTCATGGCTAACCTTCCTATATGCTTCCTAACAACCATCGTGCAAATTGCAAAGAAATCCTAGACAACGTCGATTTGACTTGCAACTGGTCATTCCGGAGGTAAACAAAATGAGGTGGAAGTCGTCGAAGATCATGAGATGAAAAGCTGGAAGACCAAAACCAGTGCACCGGTAGGTGGCACGGTTGCCATCCCCAATTAATAAACTTAGGCAGACAGAGAGTCGGAGATGTACTCTCTGAGAACGTTTAAAATGGTAAAATTGGCCAATTGGATGTAAGCTAAATTAACATGTGTATATATAGGGGAAAAACCAGCCAGACAAAGACAAAAGAGGACATATATATAGTTTCCACGTATACTATGACAGGACATAGATGCCTACTACTCCAACTAGCCATAATTCTTTTATGGTGGTTACAGTCCCCAAACCCTAAAAAATGCGATGAAGGGTAGATGCACCAGATTCGTGTACAATGAGTGATATGGAAGCAAGAATGGGGATTCTAACTCACATGTCGCATGTAAAATATGGCAGCTCTGAAGCACGCAGCCCGGGTGTGGACTGAAAACGACGTGAACCGTTCAACTCAGCCATGGAACCCGACTGGACCGCTTATGCCAGAGTCCGAAAAACCAAAACAGCCCCGAGAAACGGACGGCTAAGAGAAAGCAG contains:
- the LOC124668319 gene encoding cinnamoyl-CoA reductase-like SNL6, translated to MGVLRSTHSMQAEVEEMRAALLHGGGAAGWQPSAGDPGAVKRAAGGQEGDAGARTVCVTGGISFVGFAVVDRLLRHGYTVRLALETQEDLDKLREMEMFGEDGRDGVWTVMANVMEPESLHRAFDGCAGVFHTSAFVDPGGMSGYTKHMATLEAQAAERVIEACVRTESVRKCVFTSSLLACVWRQSYPHDRRGPSIIDENSWSDETFCRDNKLWFALGKTAAEKAAWRAARGRDLKLVTVCPALVTGPGFRRRNSTASIAYLKGCRAMLAEGVVATANVETVAEAHLRAYEAMGDNAAGGRYICYDRVIRRAEEFAELERQLGMPSRAAPTQSVDDRPARFELCNRKLGRLMSSRRRCTYEDYYPVRFE